The Aedes albopictus strain Foshan chromosome 1, AalbF5, whole genome shotgun sequence genomic interval acaagaagacaagaagacaagaagacaagaagacaagaagacaagaagacaagaagacaagaagacaagaagacaagaagacaagaagacaagaagacaagaagacaagaagacaagaagacaagaagacaagaagacaagaagacaagaagacaagaagacaagaagacaagaagacaagaagacaagaagacaagaagacaagaagacaagaagacaagaagacaagaagacaagaagacaagaagacaagaagacaagaagacaagaagacaagaagacaagaagacaagaagacaagaagacaagaagacaagaagacaggaagacaagaagacaagaagacaagaagacaagaagacaagaagacaagaagacaagaagacaagaagacaaaatgacaagaagacaagaagacaagaagacaagaagacaagaagacaagaagacaagaagacaagaagacaagaagacaaaaaAACGGATACATTCATGAATTCAAACATTCCGTCGACTCGGCAGATCATAATTAAGTTAATTTCATCCTGCTCCCGGAATTTTCCATCTTGGGCTCGGCATGTGGTGTGCAACTATCGTCATCACCCGACGCACTGCTGAGAAAGAAAGTGAAACAGAGAAAACCGATCTGAGGTTGTTTGGCCTTGCTTGATCCGGGAGTGCTAGGTATATCGGCTCACCCGAACCGGAAGGATTCAATTAACTAAATTTCTCCGCCGTACGACGCCAGAGCACTGGCACTACTGGTTGACTGCGGAACTGGGAGTGAAAATTTCCCCCGGCCTGCCAATAGCTCGCGGAGgacgtcgtcgttgtcgccgCTAAGACGCGAAAGATGAATGAACAGATCGGTAtgcttgaataaatttgaaattattaatctcATTAATAGTCATACCCCCTTACGGTAGTAGCTACAGCTACTACCTAGTGCTATGCTAATGATAGCAGCAACATGCATCTTATCGCGTGAAACCACGACGCACGATTGATAGCAGCGAAGCGACATCCACGCAGAGCGTCGTAGATCTATATTTATTTATGAATTGAGTGCGTAAATGGCGATAGGTGGAAATTTGCCAATAACAAACCGGCGCAGCGTGAGGGCATCAAGGGAAAAGCATAATCATTAGTGCGACACCCTTCGATAGGCTATAAGGTGCGTGCAATGAACTGAGCGTATCAAAAGCCGGAGTTTTGCACCATTAATTTACAGGATGAGTTTAATGATGCATTAATTTCGTGGAAGCTTTTTGTTATAGAATTGAATAACGCTTTTTAAGCAAAAGCAAAATAACTGTGAAGAAATAAGTTGACTTCAGTCAGTGGTGTCATGCTGAGCCCTTTggctccagttagtaatgtgttagtactaATTTATTCGCCACTCAGCGACTGATTTCGGCTCCTAACACTCTTCATGCAATTCTTCTCTCCGCTAGACAAATTTCGATTCCGGTTGAgatcggcttccggttcacaggcgccccaacgaccaagctccggtgctttttcACGATCTAGTCGTTCTAGACCTCGGCGGtagacctagcctactccgacggagacaaTCCTGGGGGtcccgaccagtcaggtgccgaggtctgtctggcgattccggttggtggttgacttccggttcaccagcGCTCCGACGACTCAAACCGGTACTACGTCACGGATTACTCGGTCATGTCCCCTCCTATGGATCAAACCTAATACGTTCGCGGTTAGCCATCCTCTGAACTTCCCGCCATTTTTGCTGCAGCGATGACATGATCTGCAACGACTGTCCTATTCACCACGTTCCACGTAACTTCGTTCTGGCACATCTCCGTAATGATGTTGTTTGCGTTTAGATTCCCAACACTGCTCGCTTGCATCTCGCTACGTTCCGCCATGAACCGTGGACAGTTGaataccacgtgctccggtgtctcctcctcgtTCGGACAGGGCGGacaaagtggggactctgcgtggccGAATCGGTGCAGATACTTCCTGAAGCAATCATGGCCTGACAGGATCTGTGTCAGATGGAAGTTGACTCTCCGTGTTTTCTGTCCAACCATAACGAAACGTGCTATCCCAGTCCAGCTGCCACTTTCTCGTCGTGTCAGCTCTCGCATTCTTGCGGGCTCCTGTCGTTCCTCGGTGGTTGTAACATTTGCAGCCTTCTTCCAGTACGATTTTTATGGGAATCATACCCACTATGACGCAGATCGCCTAATGCTGCGTCCGGTTCTGAAAGTAGCACCTAAGTATTCTACAGCGATACTCGTGAACGTGCGCTACTGAATGCATCTTTCACGTGTAGAGCATGGGCGAAACTATGATTTcgtgccagggggtgcactgcaAGCACACGTTCATtgattcatccattcatcattcatcgccccatatttcACAGCAATGCAtttaaattctagggggtgcctggcaaccccggcacccccggtagtttcgcctatgcacTGACGACCTCACAGTAGCGATTACTTCTTCTCTTTTGCTTCATGGCTGCTTCGGCTTCTTGAACTACTAACGGGATAATGTCAACTGTACATCTACTTCTTCGGAACCCGAACTGCATCCTCGATAGTCCGTTCTCACCTTCTATGTAATTCCTgagcctgtttgtctgtgatcagcatcacatcatctgtttgtcgttTGTCTGTGAcc includes:
- the LOC134291970 gene encoding uncharacterized protein LOC134291970, giving the protein MRELTRRESGSWTGIARFVMVGQKTRRVNFHLTQILSGHDCFRKYLHRFGHAESPLCPPCPNEEETPEHVVFNCPRFMAERSEMQASSVGNLNANNIITEMCQNEVTWNVVNRTVVADHVIAAAKMAGSSEDG